A portion of the Deinococcus hopiensis KR-140 genome contains these proteins:
- the preA gene encoding NAD-dependent dihydropyrimidine dehydrogenase subunit PreA: MADLSINFAGIRAPNPFWLASAPPTNSGAQIHRAFEHGWGGAVWKTIGAPVLNISNRYGGLTLGGRRMMAINNVELISDRPLDVNLREIAEIKRLWPDRALIVSAMVEADPQAWRDMVMMIEDTGADGIELNYGCPQGMSERGMGAAVGQVPEMCQLNTHWVTSVTRLPVIVKLTPNVTRITEPAHAAIAGGAHALSLINTINSIMKVDLDTLQITPNIGGRGTHGGYAGPAVKPIALNMLTELLTDPEVLRSGVPVCGMGGIETWRDAAEFMLLGASAVQVCTAAMHHGYRIVEDLIDGLSNWMDDKGFATIYDFAGRSLPQVSTFADLDLAYQAVARINPDKCINCNLCYVACNDTAHQCIDLYAADGVRVQPGFDPRVNGRQVADTRPQPVVRESDCVGCALCANVCPVDGCIEMVSVPSGRESVTWNELTATRPEVTQEWAAMNAFRAETGIEIH; encoded by the coding sequence GCGCGGTCTGGAAGACCATCGGCGCGCCCGTCCTCAACATCAGCAACCGCTACGGCGGCCTGACGCTGGGCGGACGCCGGATGATGGCGATCAACAACGTCGAGCTGATTTCCGACCGACCGCTGGACGTGAACCTCCGCGAAATCGCGGAGATCAAGCGGTTGTGGCCCGACCGCGCCCTGATCGTCTCCGCAATGGTGGAGGCCGACCCACAGGCGTGGCGGGACATGGTGATGATGATCGAAGACACCGGCGCGGACGGCATTGAGCTGAACTACGGTTGTCCGCAGGGCATGAGCGAACGCGGCATGGGCGCCGCGGTGGGGCAGGTGCCCGAGATGTGCCAGCTCAACACCCACTGGGTCACCAGCGTCACCCGGCTCCCGGTGATCGTCAAACTCACCCCGAACGTCACGCGCATCACAGAGCCCGCCCATGCAGCCATTGCGGGGGGCGCCCACGCCCTGAGCCTCATCAACACCATCAACAGCATCATGAAGGTGGACCTCGACACCCTGCAGATCACGCCCAATATCGGGGGGCGAGGCACACACGGCGGATATGCGGGACCAGCCGTGAAACCCATCGCGCTGAATATGCTCACCGAACTGCTGACCGACCCGGAAGTGCTGCGCAGCGGCGTACCCGTGTGTGGGATGGGCGGCATCGAAACCTGGCGCGACGCTGCCGAATTCATGTTGCTCGGGGCCAGCGCCGTGCAGGTTTGCACCGCTGCGATGCACCACGGTTACCGCATCGTAGAAGACCTGATCGACGGCCTGTCCAACTGGATGGACGACAAGGGCTTTGCCACGATCTACGACTTCGCGGGCCGCAGCCTGCCGCAGGTCAGCACGTTCGCGGACCTTGACCTCGCGTACCAGGCAGTGGCGCGCATCAACCCCGACAAGTGCATCAATTGCAACCTCTGCTACGTGGCCTGCAACGACACCGCCCACCAGTGCATCGATCTGTACGCCGCCGATGGTGTGCGGGTTCAGCCCGGCTTCGATCCGCGGGTCAACGGACGCCAGGTCGCCGACACCCGGCCCCAGCCCGTGGTGCGTGAATCGGACTGCGTGGGCTGCGCGCTGTGCGCGAACGTCTGCCCGGTGGACGGCTGCATCGAAATGGTCAGCGTGCCCTCTGGGCGCGAAAGCGTGACGTGGAATGAGCTGACCGCCACACGGCCTGAAGTGACGCAGGAGTGGGCCGCGATGAACGCGTTCCGCGCAGAGACGGGAATCGAGATTCACTGA
- the hydA gene encoding dihydropyrimidinase, with amino-acid sequence MGLLIRGGEIVTADTRYVADVYAEGEVITRIGVDLDVPPGTETIDAAGKYVFPGFIDPHVHIHLPFMGTFAKDTHATASQAALIGGTTSYIEMVCPAGHEDALQGYELWKSKAAGRSACDYAFHMGVTRFDAQTQAQLREIVADGTTSFKVFLAYKGAFGVGDEELYGALTLARELGVIVTAHCENAELVAQLQGRLLAEGKTGPEWHEPSRPEAVEADGTHRFATFLEMTGARGYVVHLSNEAALKAALSAKARGVPLGVEVVVPHLLLDKTYAQRPDFEGARYVMSPPLRDARNQKVLWNALQAGMIDTVGTDHCPFDLAQKDMGRGAFTAIPNGIPCIQDRVNLLYTYGVGAGRLDLHRFVDALSTRAARLFGLFPRKGTVAVGSDADLVIYDPAYAGTVSVATTTVNNDYSGFEGWAIHGRPSVVTVRGQVAVRDGIFVGDPARGQLLRRMPEGAAARGLVPV; translated from the coding sequence ATGGGACTACTGATCAGGGGCGGTGAGATTGTCACGGCCGATACGCGGTACGTGGCGGACGTGTATGCCGAGGGCGAGGTCATCACGCGTATCGGCGTTGATCTCGACGTTCCGCCAGGCACCGAAACCATCGATGCCGCGGGCAAATACGTGTTCCCCGGTTTTATTGACCCTCACGTGCATATCCACCTGCCCTTCATGGGCACCTTCGCCAAGGACACCCACGCCACGGCCAGTCAGGCCGCCCTGATCGGGGGAACAACGTCCTACATCGAGATGGTCTGCCCGGCGGGCCACGAGGACGCGCTGCAGGGATATGAGCTGTGGAAGAGCAAGGCGGCGGGCCGCAGCGCCTGCGACTACGCCTTCCATATGGGCGTCACCCGCTTCGATGCCCAGACCCAGGCGCAACTGCGCGAGATCGTCGCGGACGGCACCACCTCCTTCAAGGTCTTCCTGGCGTACAAGGGGGCGTTCGGCGTCGGTGACGAGGAGCTCTACGGAGCGCTCACCCTCGCGCGGGAGCTGGGCGTGATCGTCACCGCCCACTGCGAGAACGCCGAGCTCGTGGCGCAGCTTCAGGGCCGGCTGCTCGCCGAAGGCAAAACCGGCCCTGAGTGGCACGAACCCAGCCGTCCAGAAGCGGTGGAGGCCGACGGCACGCACCGTTTTGCCACCTTTCTGGAGATGACGGGCGCGCGCGGGTACGTGGTTCACCTGTCCAACGAAGCGGCACTGAAGGCCGCTCTAAGTGCCAAAGCGCGCGGCGTACCGCTGGGCGTGGAGGTCGTGGTGCCGCACCTGCTGCTCGACAAGACCTACGCCCAGCGGCCCGACTTCGAGGGCGCGCGGTACGTGATGAGTCCACCCCTGCGCGACGCCCGCAACCAGAAGGTCTTGTGGAACGCGCTGCAAGCCGGAATGATCGACACGGTGGGGACCGATCACTGCCCCTTCGATCTTGCGCAAAAGGACATGGGACGCGGCGCCTTCACCGCGATCCCCAACGGCATTCCCTGCATTCAGGACCGGGTGAACTTGCTGTACACCTATGGGGTGGGCGCCGGACGGCTGGATCTGCACCGCTTCGTGGACGCGCTCAGCACCCGCGCGGCGCGGTTGTTTGGCCTCTTTCCCCGCAAGGGCACGGTCGCCGTGGGCAGCGACGCCGACCTGGTGATCTATGACCCGGCGTATGCGGGCACCGTCAGCGTCGCGACCACCACCGTCAACAATGATTACAGCGGGTTCGAGGGCTGGGCCATCCACGGCCGTCCCAGCGTCGTCACCGTGCGCGGTCAGGTCGCGGTGCGCGACGGCATTTTCGTCGGTGACCCGGCGAGGGGGCAGTTGCTGCGGCGCATGCCGGAGGGGGCGGCAGCGCGCGGCCTGGTGCCGGTATGA
- a CDS encoding ABC transporter ATP-binding protein, with amino-acid sequence MTARPARTGAVPPPAASGIRVENVSKVFPGEGGGETVALQGADLDIQPGEFISLIGPSGCGKTTLLRLIADLDQPTAGELRLSGLTPREAREARAYGYVFQAPALMDWRTVLQNVTLPLDLSRLAPAEATARARTMLNLVGLEGFEGHRPWQLSGGMQQRVSIARALALNPGLLLMDEPFGALDEITRERLNLELLRLWQETGKTVVFVTHSISEAVFLSTRVVVMTARPGRISDVIDVDLPHPRGVETRGSTRFFELCTAVRERLREGHA; translated from the coding sequence ATGACGGCGCGGCCCGCCCGCACGGGCGCCGTCCCACCCCCCGCCGCAAGCGGCATCCGCGTGGAGAACGTCAGCAAGGTCTTTCCTGGGGAGGGCGGCGGCGAGACGGTGGCCCTGCAGGGCGCGGACCTCGACATCCAGCCTGGCGAATTCATCTCGCTGATTGGGCCGTCGGGCTGCGGCAAGACCACGCTGCTGCGGCTGATCGCAGACCTCGACCAGCCGACTGCCGGAGAGTTGCGCCTCTCGGGCCTGACACCCCGGGAGGCGCGCGAAGCCCGGGCGTACGGCTATGTGTTCCAGGCCCCCGCGTTGATGGACTGGCGCACCGTCTTGCAAAACGTCACGCTGCCGCTCGACCTCAGCCGTCTGGCACCGGCGGAGGCAACGGCGCGCGCGCGCACCATGCTGAACCTCGTGGGCCTGGAGGGCTTCGAAGGCCACCGGCCCTGGCAACTGTCGGGCGGGATGCAGCAGCGGGTCTCCATCGCGCGCGCCCTGGCCCTGAATCCCGGACTGCTGCTGATGGACGAGCCGTTCGGCGCACTCGACGAAATCACGCGCGAGCGGTTGAACCTCGAACTGCTGCGGCTGTGGCAGGAAACGGGCAAAACGGTGGTGTTCGTGACCCACTCGATCAGCGAGGCGGTGTTTCTCAGCACGCGCGTCGTCGTGATGACCGCGCGGCCCGGGCGCATCTCGGACGTGATCGATGTGGACCTCCCGCATCCACGCGGCGTGGAAACGCGCGGATCAACACGTTTTTTTGAGCTGTGCACCGCGGTGCGCGAGCGCCTGCGCGAGGGTCACGCGTGA